The sequence below is a genomic window from Phycisphaerae bacterium.
AAGAGCACGATGAGTTCTAGCAATTCGTTATAGGTAAGAGAATCGGAGTTCCTGGCTAGGTCGTGTTGACATTCAGGTCATCCAACAAAAGAGGGCGGCGAGTTGGACGAAGCTCATGAAGTTCCGGGCGGTTTTCTCGTAGCGGGTGGCGACGCGACGAAAACGCTTGATCCGATTCACAAATCGCTCCGCCAGGTTGTGTTGCCGGTACTGCTTCCTCAGCACACGTCGCTGGACCGTCCGACCCGCCCGGGAAGGAATCACCGGCGTGCTCCCGCGGTCCTTGATTTCGGCCACCAGTTCGTCGCAATCGTACGCCTTGTCCGCAATCACATAGTCCGGCTTATGGTCAGCCAGCAATCGGTTCGCCTGGGTGATGTCGTGAACCTGGCCCCCCGTCAGCGTCAGTTCCACCGGACGGCCCTGGGCTTCGACGGCCAGGTGCAGCTTGGTGCCGAATCCGCCACGCGACCACCCCAGGGCCTCATCATCGCCCCCTTTTTTCTCGCCCCCGCGGCGTGCTGGTGGGCCCGAATGATAGTCGAGTCGAGCATCAGACGCTCTAAGTCCGGATCCTGCCAGGCCCGCAACAACCGCTGCCATACGCCGCGTTTGGCCCAGCGGTTGAATCGCTGGAAGACGGAGTTCCAGTTCCCAAAACGCTCCGGCAAGTCACGCCAGGGAGCCCCCGTCTTGGCGATCCACAAAACCGCGTTGATGAACCCGCGATTGTCCCGGG
It includes:
- a CDS encoding IS5 family transposase (programmed frameshift), translating into MRRHEIGDEQWNKIKDLLPGKPSDPGRTARDNRGFINAVLWIAKTGAPWRDLPERFGNWNSVFQRFNRWAKRGVWQRLLRAWQDPDLERLMLDSTIIRAHQHAAGAKKGGDDEALGWSRGGFGTKLHLAVEAQGRPVELTLTGGQVHDITQANRLLADHKPDYVIADKAYDCDELVAEIKDRGSTPVIPSRAGRTVQRRVLRKQYRQHNLAERFVNRIKRFRRVATRYEKTARNFMSFVQLAALFCWMT